A DNA window from Oryctolagus cuniculus chromosome 21, mOryCun1.1, whole genome shotgun sequence contains the following coding sequences:
- the C21H22orf31 gene encoding uncharacterized protein C22orf31 homolog, whose amino-acid sequence MHPIYVRRDPSLLTYGLRQCILLNTRFQDCYVDSPALTSNWANQNIDAPAPGTASCWEVVQDPLIVSSFSLVKLVLRRQLEDKRFPVPCKLGEAKPRKRLKPKDNSVTKVTPRVRIRNSIRSRSKQPAEQLPSSPGCRRPAGGIGESKESSKQKKAAVRQDLLDRYAEHVAATQVLPRDSRTAAWKGWALLPETQRRLPPSEDTLTIHGLPAEGYRALYHAVVEPLLWNPSGTPKRYSLELGKTIKQKLWEALHGQGAGPEGAQEDLLLGRKWLGVHEEPAPKKWPKLKCKK is encoded by the exons ATG CATCCAATCTACGTGAGACGAGACCCCAGCCTCCTCACCTATGGGCTCCGCCAGTGTATCTTACTGAACACGAGGTTCCAGGACTGCTACGTGGACTCGCCAGCTCTCACCAGCAACTGGGCGAATCAGAACATCGACGCTCCAGCCCCAGGTACTGCCTCCTGCTGGGAAGTTGTCCAGGACCCGCTAATTGTCAGTTCGTTCTCTTTGGTTAAGCTGGTGCTCAGGCGGCAACTGGAAGATAAACGCTTCCCAGTACCATGCAAGCTTGGAGAAGCAAAACCCAGGAAGAGATTAAAGCCCAAGGACAATTCGGTGACGAAAGTCACCCCGCGGGTCAGGATAAGAAACTCCATCCGTTCCAGAAGCAAGCAGCCCGCAGAGCAGCTGCCAAGTTCACCAGGGTGCAGGAGGCCTGCAGGAGGCATTGGAGAG AGTAAAGAAAGTTCAAAGCAGAAAAAGGCAGCAGTCCGCCAAGATCTCCTGGACAGATATGCCGAGCATGTGGCCGCCACCCAAGTGCTACCTCGGGACAGCAGGACAGCAGCCTGGAAGGGCTGGGCGCTGCTTCcagaaacccagaggaggctgccGCCGTCGGAGGACACGCTGACCATCCACGGCCTCCCCGCCGAGGGCTACCGGGCTCTGTACCACGCTGTGGTGGAACCCCTGCTGTGGAATCCTTCGGGAACCCCCAAGAGGTAcagcctggagctgggcaagACCATTAAGCAGAAGCTTTGGGAGGCCCTGCAcggccaaggcgctggccccgaAGGTGCGCAAGAGGACCTGTTGCTGGGCAGGAAGTGGCTGGGTGTCCACGAGGAGCCTGCGCCCAAGAAGTGGCCCAAGTTAAAGTGCAAAAAATAG